In Desulfopila inferna, a single genomic region encodes these proteins:
- the rimO gene encoding 30S ribosomal protein S12 methylthiotransferase RimO, translated as MKTIHITSLGCPKNFVDSEVMIGLLDQDGWQVVSAPEEAEVLLVNTCGFIQPAVEESVEEILTLAAHKKDTTRKGTARKLVVTGCLVQRYRQKLLEELPEIDLLVGTEGVGDIVRLLRQICSGNGVVPPHIPGPFLMSSATPRTIATPFFRAWLKITEGCNNRCSYCMIPSLRGELRSRSIEDLVCEAGVLERKGVKELSLIAQDLTAFGTEGEGRSTLVPLLEALLRHTEIPWIRLMYLYPSGINDDLFELMAANSRIVPYLDIPFQHVGNDLLRRMNRRYTTDKIYELIDKARRYLPEVALRTTFLLGFPGETDADVKQLEEFLLACKIDHVGVFPYANEEGCPSEFFEQQVSEKEKLERVDHILSVQSEISRKIQQKYLGRVESVLVEGLSRETDLLLEGRTRFQAADIDGCVYINDGHAAPGDIVQVKICESQIYDLVGAIV; from the coding sequence ATGAAAACCATACATATAACCAGTCTTGGCTGCCCCAAGAATTTTGTCGATTCCGAAGTGATGATCGGCCTGCTTGACCAGGATGGCTGGCAGGTCGTCTCCGCGCCGGAAGAGGCTGAGGTTCTTCTTGTCAATACCTGCGGTTTTATACAACCTGCAGTCGAAGAGAGCGTTGAGGAAATTCTTACTCTGGCAGCCCATAAAAAAGATACTACCAGAAAAGGAACTGCCAGAAAACTGGTAGTCACAGGATGTCTGGTCCAGCGGTATCGTCAGAAACTGTTGGAAGAACTACCGGAGATCGACCTGCTGGTCGGAACCGAAGGCGTCGGCGACATTGTTCGTCTGCTGCGGCAGATCTGCAGTGGCAATGGGGTTGTTCCCCCTCACATTCCCGGTCCCTTTCTTATGAGCAGTGCGACGCCGCGAACGATAGCCACGCCTTTTTTCAGGGCATGGCTGAAAATCACTGAAGGGTGCAACAATCGCTGTTCCTACTGTATGATCCCCTCTCTCCGCGGCGAACTACGCAGCAGGTCGATTGAGGATCTGGTGTGTGAGGCAGGTGTGCTTGAACGCAAAGGAGTCAAAGAGCTCAGTCTGATAGCTCAGGATTTGACCGCCTTTGGTACGGAAGGGGAGGGCAGGTCAACGCTGGTACCGCTCCTTGAGGCTTTGCTGCGCCACACCGAAATCCCCTGGATCAGGCTCATGTATCTCTACCCTTCGGGCATCAATGATGATCTCTTTGAGCTTATGGCGGCAAACAGCCGCATCGTGCCTTATCTCGACATACCTTTTCAGCATGTCGGCAATGATCTTCTGCGCAGAATGAACAGAAGATATACGACGGATAAAATATACGAACTGATAGATAAAGCCAGAAGATACCTTCCTGAAGTTGCTCTGCGAACCACCTTTCTCCTAGGTTTCCCGGGGGAGACAGATGCTGATGTCAAGCAACTGGAAGAATTTCTTCTGGCCTGTAAAATCGATCATGTCGGAGTTTTCCCCTATGCCAATGAAGAGGGCTGTCCTTCCGAATTCTTTGAGCAACAGGTCTCAGAGAAGGAGAAGCTGGAAAGAGTCGATCATATCCTCTCGGTGCAGTCGGAAATCTCAAGAAAAATACAGCAAAAATATCTGGGAAGGGTGGAATCGGTATTGGTGGAGGGCCTCAGTAGGGAGACCGACCTGTTGCTGGAAGGGCGCACCCGTTTTCAGGCAGCTGACATTGATGGCTGCGT
- the atpB gene encoding F0F1 ATP synthase subunit A gives MEHPILFISIILEKLGLPVTHGFVGHSFLEQLTAPYMTYTWLVMVFLFVVSKLTVGNLEMIPGGGQNFWEIVIGGMDDFFADNMGREMTDKLFPMIATFALYIAVANLIGLIPGFMSPTSSINTTLALTIIVWITHHVIGFRAHGLNYYKHFIGPMWWLIPLMLPIELISNFARLLSLSIRLFGNIMAKETLLGILFMLAGAFFAPLPIMVLGVLVSLVQAMVFVLLTVVYIAQAQEHAH, from the coding sequence ATGGAACATCCGATTCTATTCATTTCAATTATTCTGGAAAAACTGGGTCTGCCGGTCACTCATGGCTTTGTCGGCCATTCTTTTCTGGAGCAGCTCACCGCCCCGTATATGACCTATACCTGGCTGGTCATGGTATTTCTGTTCGTGGTTTCCAAACTCACCGTAGGGAACCTGGAAATGATCCCCGGCGGCGGCCAGAATTTCTGGGAAATCGTCATTGGCGGCATGGATGATTTCTTTGCCGATAATATGGGCAGGGAGATGACCGACAAGCTCTTCCCGATGATTGCAACATTCGCTTTATATATTGCGGTGGCCAACCTGATTGGCCTTATCCCCGGTTTCATGTCGCCCACTTCTAGTATCAACACTACACTTGCGCTGACCATCATCGTCTGGATCACCCATCATGTCATCGGCTTTCGCGCCCATGGTCTGAACTATTATAAACATTTCATCGGGCCGATGTGGTGGCTCATTCCGCTGATGCTGCCCATCGAGCTGATCAGTAACTTCGCCCGGCTGCTTTCGCTCTCCATTCGTCTCTTCGGAAATATAATGGCAAAAGAGACCCTGCTGGGGATCCTGTTCATGCTGGCCGGTGCATTCTTCGCACCTCTGCCGATCATGGTTCTCGGTGTTCTGGTGTCGCTGGTCCAGGCAATGGTATTTGTGCTTCTTACCGTTGTTTATATTGCCCAGGCTCAGGAACACGCCCACTGA
- a CDS encoding nucleoside phosphorylase, producing MNSTIDDIIIHPLKTKKDKEIPPTGMFFVNPGEAHRALAATVKSGGEELFLHNSRLSLSSDSCRFVAGPAIGAPAAVLVMEKLIALGARRIIMMGWCGAIDPDFSIGDIIVPKGAVSGEGTSKYYGDVKRPQSSSEGRNSLTRMLAAAQLPWKDGDIWSTDAPYRESRAFLQQLCREEHVVGVDMEFSALCSVASFRNIDFNAVLIVSDELWSSKWNPGFKNTIFRERCTRLLDCLLNDAL from the coding sequence ATGAACAGCACTATTGATGATATCATCATCCATCCTTTAAAGACTAAAAAAGACAAAGAAATTCCCCCTACCGGCATGTTTTTCGTCAATCCGGGGGAAGCGCACCGAGCTCTGGCAGCGACTGTAAAAAGCGGAGGGGAAGAGCTTTTTCTTCACAATTCCCGCCTTTCGCTCAGCAGTGACAGCTGTAGATTTGTCGCCGGTCCAGCCATTGGAGCACCGGCAGCCGTCCTGGTTATGGAGAAACTCATCGCACTCGGGGCCCGTCGCATTATAATGATGGGCTGGTGTGGAGCGATAGATCCCGATTTTTCCATTGGGGATATTATCGTACCGAAAGGGGCTGTCAGCGGTGAAGGCACCTCGAAGTATTATGGTGATGTGAAACGGCCGCAATCCTCAAGTGAGGGCCGCAACTCCTTAACCAGGATGCTTGCAGCCGCACAGTTACCCTGGAAAGACGGCGATATCTGGTCAACCGATGCACCCTATAGAGAAAGCAGGGCTTTTTTGCAGCAACTTTGCAGGGAAGAGCATGTCGTCGGTGTCGATATGGAGTTTTCCGCACTCTGCAGTGTCGCTTCTTTTCGTAATATTGATTTCAACGCGGTGCTGATTGTCTCCGATGAGCTCTGGAGCAGTAAATGGAACCCGGGTTTTAAGAATACGATATTTCGAGAGCGCTGCACGCGGCTGCTCGATTGTTTGCTTAATGATGCGTTGTAA
- the atpE gene encoding ATP synthase F0 subunit C, translated as MEGNIQLALICVGAALSIGLAGLGAGIGIGSVGQGATMGLARNPEVQPKLMVFMILGMALAESIAIYGLVISLILLYANPLL; from the coding sequence ATGGAAGGTAATATTCAACTGGCATTAATTTGTGTGGGTGCGGCTCTCTCTATCGGTCTGGCCGGTCTTGGAGCAGGTATTGGTATCGGTTCAGTTGGTCAGGGCGCTACGATGGGACTGGCACGTAATCCCGAAGTACAGCCGAAACTGATGGTTTTCATGATCCTCGGTATGGCACTTGCGGAGTCCATCGCTATTTACGGACTGGTAATCTCTCTGATTCTGCTCTACGCTAATCCATTGCTGTAG